Proteins encoded within one genomic window of Cytophagales bacterium:
- a CDS encoding solute:sodium symporter family transporter, translating to MNATDLTITLLSCAFFMGLVAYVSYLKTRGQANSREGYFLAGRSLSGIFIAGSLLLTNLSAEQLVGLNGSAYGSNLSSMAWEVTAGLAIVIMALVFLPKYLKGAFTTLPEFLNTRFDDDVRRLSVILFMLGYGLITIPSVLYSGSIAVLRLFNVPDLLGVGYSSGLIITILIIGIIGALYAIFGGLKAVAVSDTINGIGLLIIGLLIPVLGLIALGDGNFFQGLETLTTTKTEKLNAVGAATDPLPFGTIFTGMIFANLFYWGTNQYVIQRTLGAASLKEGQKGVILSGYYKVLVPFMMMIPGTIAFHLYGPGLATIDLAYPTLVKDLLPTFMAGFFLAVLLGAVFSSFNSLLNSAATMFVLDVYEPLRPGKLSEVQVIKVAKIASVVIAVLSFVVSPLLQYAPEGLWQIIRIFTGFYNIPIITVVLVGLFFKRVPALAAKVSIVFHVIAYALLRFVIEVDIHFVHVYAILFAIEFALMLLIGYWKPNQKVWTLAKNDEVDMTPWKYAYAASIWLIAAIVILYLTFSKIGLVDGIGANYFLTSGAVVVLAGIGSWWSVRKDQQT from the coding sequence ATGAATGCAACTGACCTGACGATCACACTCCTTAGTTGTGCCTTTTTCATGGGCCTGGTAGCCTATGTTTCTTATCTAAAAACCAGGGGGCAAGCCAATTCTCGTGAAGGATATTTTCTGGCCGGCAGAAGCTTATCCGGAATTTTCATTGCTGGTTCATTGCTACTCACCAACTTATCCGCTGAACAACTTGTCGGCCTGAATGGATCGGCATATGGCAGCAACCTGAGTAGCATGGCCTGGGAAGTGACTGCCGGATTGGCCATTGTGATCATGGCACTCGTATTCTTACCGAAATATTTGAAAGGTGCGTTCACCACTCTTCCTGAATTCCTGAATACACGCTTTGATGATGATGTACGGCGATTGTCCGTGATTCTTTTCATGCTGGGGTATGGTCTCATCACCATTCCTTCCGTTTTGTACTCTGGATCAATCGCAGTACTAAGGCTATTTAATGTACCCGACTTGCTAGGTGTCGGCTACTCATCAGGACTCATCATTACGATCCTGATCATCGGTATCATTGGCGCTCTTTATGCCATTTTCGGAGGACTAAAAGCGGTTGCAGTTTCCGACACCATCAATGGCATCGGCTTATTGATCATCGGTCTGCTCATCCCCGTATTGGGACTGATTGCTTTGGGAGACGGGAATTTCTTTCAGGGACTAGAAACACTCACCACCACCAAGACAGAAAAACTCAATGCCGTGGGTGCTGCCACCGATCCCTTGCCCTTCGGAACGATTTTTACCGGAATGATCTTCGCGAATCTTTTTTATTGGGGTACGAACCAATACGTAATACAAAGAACACTTGGTGCGGCGAGCCTGAAGGAAGGTCAAAAAGGAGTGATTCTATCTGGCTATTACAAAGTACTGGTACCTTTCATGATGATGATTCCCGGCACCATTGCTTTTCACCTTTATGGTCCCGGACTAGCTACCATCGATCTGGCTTATCCTACTTTGGTAAAAGACCTGCTACCTACTTTCATGGCAGGGTTCTTTCTGGCGGTACTGCTTGGAGCGGTATTCAGTTCGTTCAACTCGCTACTGAATAGCGCAGCAACCATGTTTGTACTGGATGTCTACGAACCCTTACGCCCCGGAAAGTTGTCCGAAGTTCAGGTCATCAAAGTAGCGAAGATCGCGAGTGTAGTGATTGCTGTTCTTTCATTCGTCGTTTCGCCCCTGCTTCAATATGCGCCGGAAGGCTTATGGCAAATCATCCGCATCTTCACGGGATTTTATAATATCCCAATCATCACCGTTGTGTTGGTGGGCTTGTTTTTCAAACGTGTGCCTGCCCTGGCAGCCAAAGTCTCCATCGTTTTCCATGTGATCGCCTATGCTCTACTCCGTTTTGTCATCGAAGTTGATATTCATTTTGTGCATGTCTATGCCATCCTGTTTGCCATAGAGTTTGCCTTGATGCTACTCATTGGATATTGGAAACCCAATCAAAAAGTTTGGACACTAGCCAAGAATGACGAAGTGGACATGACCCCCTGGAAATATGCTTATGCCGCCTCTATCTGGTTGATCGCAGCTATCGTGATCTTGTACCTTACTTTTTCAAAAATAGGACTTGTGGATGGCATTGGAGCAAACTACTTCCTGACATCAGGAGCAGTAGTAGTCCTTGCTGGGATCGGAAGTTGGTGGAGTGTGAGGAAAGACCAACAAACGTAG